The following proteins come from a genomic window of Micromonospora echinofusca:
- a CDS encoding helix-turn-helix transcriptional regulator, translated as MLRGRTEERAAIRRLLGDLPTGGGALLLQGEPGSGRSALVDYAHRHAEGCAVLAGTGLPEEADLPYAGLQRLLDPVLDRAPALPEHQRRVLLRAVAGAGCPAHRRLALSLAVLGLLAAAARETPLLCTMDDVDRGDQPTADVLAFVARRLHRSRVAVLLTTVADVPLGGIARHRLRPLDDRDSAALLTDRLGGRPPAPPVAAALGAAAGGNPQALLDLAGVLTPGQCRGEEPVPETPPPDGRLGRAYRARVERLPADTRRVLLLAALDEDGEPATLVRAARAAGTAVEALAPAELAGLVRVEPRRVTFPQPLVRTVVRAAAPLAERRAAHLLLVGVLDGTRHRLRRAGHLAAAAPGPDPALAAELEQAAAEYARGGAVAAAALHRAAELSDDPVRAAARLVAAARYAWSAGRAHRARLLLGELPPAAEVAVAGRAEEAAVAGRADLLRGELELRTGRPGLALTTLLSAADTLSAADRECTGTGGADGDRALALGALVRAGEAVCFAGDQYRYAEVARRAELLRRPDDPPATELLSAYVAGTAATLRGDHEQAGPALRRAVVLGGQLTGAASTPAALTCAAAAGLLVAVDGAAHRLAERAVELARERGEVSALPRALELRAAAEYWLGRHDAATDSSREGLRIARDTGQENWAGVHLGMLAVLAAVRADRDTALHRIREIGEDAGAHSRPRALAQWALAVLDLVDNRPAAAAARLAGLACPGTGRGQVLVLVMATPYLVEAAAAVADRPVAGAALAVFDRWASSTASPSRRALSARCHGLLAPRGSAEAEREFRTALRLHPTDADAFERARTELLLGRELRRSRRPRAAREHLHAAREAFTLLGAASWAEQATTELRAAGESVGPPEESAARLLTGQQLRIAQLVAEGATNREIAARMFLSTRTVDHHLRNIFHRLNIRSRTELARALS; from the coding sequence GTGTTGCGTGGCCGGACCGAGGAGCGCGCCGCCATCCGGCGGCTGCTGGGCGACCTGCCCACCGGCGGGGGAGCGCTGCTGCTCCAGGGCGAGCCGGGATCCGGCCGGAGCGCGCTCGTCGACTACGCGCACCGGCACGCCGAGGGCTGCGCCGTCCTGGCCGGCACGGGGCTCCCCGAGGAGGCCGACCTGCCGTACGCCGGGCTGCAACGGCTGCTGGACCCGGTGCTCGACCGCGCCCCGGCGCTGCCGGAGCACCAGCGGCGGGTGCTGCTGCGGGCGGTGGCGGGCGCGGGCTGCCCCGCCCACCGCCGCCTGGCGCTCTCCCTGGCCGTGCTCGGCCTGCTGGCCGCCGCCGCGCGGGAGACCCCCCTGCTGTGCACGATGGACGACGTGGACCGGGGCGACCAGCCCACGGCGGACGTGCTGGCGTTCGTCGCCCGCCGCCTGCACCGCTCGCGGGTGGCCGTCCTGCTCACCACCGTCGCGGACGTGCCGCTCGGCGGGATCGCCCGCCACCGGCTGCGCCCGCTCGACGACCGGGACAGCGCCGCTCTGCTCACCGACCGGCTGGGCGGCCGCCCACCCGCGCCACCCGTGGCCGCCGCGCTCGGTGCGGCTGCCGGCGGCAACCCGCAGGCCCTTCTCGACCTGGCCGGGGTGCTCACCCCCGGGCAGTGCCGCGGGGAGGAACCCGTGCCCGAGACGCCCCCGCCCGACGGCAGGCTGGGCCGCGCCTACCGGGCCCGCGTGGAGCGGCTGCCCGCCGACACCCGCCGCGTCCTGCTGCTCGCCGCGCTCGACGAGGACGGGGAGCCGGCCACCCTGGTCCGGGCGGCCCGCGCCGCCGGCACGGCGGTCGAGGCGCTCGCCCCGGCCGAACTCGCGGGCCTGGTCCGCGTCGAGCCGCGACGGGTCACCTTTCCGCAGCCCCTCGTCCGCACCGTCGTCCGGGCCGCCGCGCCGCTGGCCGAGCGGCGTGCGGCGCACCTGCTGCTCGTCGGCGTGCTGGACGGGACGCGGCACCGGCTGCGCCGGGCGGGACACCTCGCCGCCGCGGCCCCGGGCCCCGACCCCGCCCTGGCCGCCGAGTTGGAGCAGGCGGCGGCCGAGTACGCACGCGGGGGAGCGGTGGCCGCGGCGGCGCTGCACCGGGCCGCCGAACTCAGCGACGATCCGGTGCGCGCCGCCGCCCGGCTGGTGGCCGCCGCCCGGTACGCCTGGTCGGCCGGTCGGGCGCACCGGGCCCGACTGCTGCTGGGCGAACTGCCTCCGGCCGCGGAAGTCGCCGTCGCGGGCCGGGCCGAGGAGGCCGCCGTGGCGGGCCGGGCCGACCTGCTGCGCGGGGAACTGGAACTGCGCACCGGCCGACCCGGGCTCGCGCTCACCACGCTGCTGTCCGCCGCCGACACCCTGTCCGCCGCCGATCGCGAGTGCACCGGCACGGGTGGCGCGGACGGCGATCGCGCGCTGGCCCTCGGGGCGTTGGTGCGGGCGGGCGAGGCCGTCTGCTTCGCCGGCGACCAGTACCGCTACGCCGAGGTCGCGCGCCGGGCGGAGCTGTTGCGCCGCCCCGACGACCCGCCCGCGACCGAGCTGCTGAGCGCCTACGTCGCCGGAACGGCGGCGACCCTGCGCGGCGACCACGAGCAGGCCGGCCCGGCCCTGCGTCGGGCGGTCGTCCTCGGTGGACAGCTGACCGGGGCGGCGTCGACCCCCGCCGCCCTGACCTGCGCGGCGGCGGCCGGGCTGCTGGTGGCCGTGGACGGCGCGGCGCACCGGCTCGCCGAGCGCGCCGTCGAGCTGGCCCGCGAGCGGGGCGAGGTGTCCGCACTGCCGCGCGCGCTGGAGCTGCGGGCGGCCGCGGAGTACTGGCTGGGCCGGCACGACGCCGCGACGGACAGCTCCCGGGAGGGGCTGCGCATCGCCCGGGACACCGGCCAGGAGAACTGGGCCGGCGTACACCTGGGGATGTTGGCAGTGCTGGCAGCCGTGCGGGCCGATCGCGACACCGCCCTGCACCGGATCCGGGAGATCGGCGAGGACGCGGGCGCGCACAGCCGGCCGCGCGCCCTCGCGCAGTGGGCGCTGGCCGTGCTCGACCTGGTCGACAACCGGCCGGCCGCCGCCGCCGCGCGACTGGCCGGGCTGGCCTGTCCGGGTACGGGCCGGGGGCAGGTGCTGGTCCTGGTGATGGCCACCCCGTACCTCGTGGAGGCGGCCGCCGCCGTCGCGGACCGCCCGGTCGCCGGCGCCGCCCTCGCCGTCTTCGACCGGTGGGCCAGCAGTACGGCGAGCCCGTCGCGCCGGGCCCTCTCCGCGCGTTGCCACGGGCTGCTCGCGCCCCGGGGCAGCGCCGAGGCGGAGCGCGAGTTCCGCACCGCCCTGCGGCTGCACCCGACGGACGCCGACGCGTTCGAGCGGGCCCGCACCGAGCTGCTCCTCGGCCGGGAACTGCGCCGCAGCCGCCGACCGCGCGCGGCCCGCGAGCACCTGCACGCCGCGCGGGAGGCGTTCACG